One Echinicola strongylocentroti DNA window includes the following coding sequences:
- a CDS encoding PorP/SprF family type IX secretion system membrane protein, translating into MMKKLTIVLLMLTLAFGSSNAQDFQYSQFYAAPLYLNPAMAGSTELTRIGANYRKQWPGLSNDFTAYSAYMDHYSFDLNSGVGIAVNSFRESNMKINTSDISIFYAYNLQLAETWNFRFGGQAAIVQRSAVLDNLIFGDQINLFSQTVAPSTLDQLPNFEPYSYLDISFGTLVNNDFFFFGLAAHHVNQPRLSFFPEENQHTLPLKIGAHGGYSFPLGSNYQWGSHFDNQITLLASYKQQGPFKQLDLGTQLLYGKVIGGIGYRGIPGTQNSPNHDSIIALLGVKLESGFVIGYSYDYQLSPIGSQTKGAHEVSFRYLFLWGNPKDRNRKSRINDCFYYMM; encoded by the coding sequence ATGATGAAAAAGCTCACCATAGTATTGCTTATGTTGACATTGGCCTTCGGAAGTTCCAATGCGCAGGATTTTCAGTATTCGCAGTTCTATGCCGCTCCACTCTATCTCAACCCGGCAATGGCAGGATCCACCGAACTGACACGTATAGGCGCCAACTACCGGAAACAATGGCCGGGGCTTTCCAATGATTTTACGGCCTATTCAGCCTACATGGACCATTACAGCTTTGACCTCAACAGTGGGGTCGGTATCGCCGTCAATAGCTTTCGGGAATCCAACATGAAGATCAACACCAGTGACATCTCTATTTTCTATGCCTACAACCTGCAATTGGCCGAAACGTGGAACTTCAGGTTTGGGGGCCAGGCTGCGATCGTCCAAAGAAGCGCGGTGCTGGACAACCTTATCTTTGGCGACCAGATCAACCTCTTCTCACAGACAGTAGCCCCGAGCACTTTGGATCAGCTCCCCAACTTCGAGCCTTACAGTTACTTGGACATTTCGTTTGGGACACTGGTAAACAACGACTTCTTCTTTTTTGGACTGGCTGCCCACCATGTCAACCAACCACGCCTGAGCTTTTTTCCTGAGGAAAACCAACACACCCTTCCACTAAAAATTGGAGCACATGGCGGTTATAGCTTTCCTCTCGGGTCCAACTATCAATGGGGATCCCATTTTGACAATCAAATCACACTATTGGCCAGCTATAAACAACAAGGCCCCTTTAAGCAACTGGACCTGGGCACCCAGCTGCTATACGGAAAAGTCATCGGGGGGATTGGCTACAGAGGTATTCCCGGCACCCAAAACAGCCCTAATCATGACTCCATCATTGCCCTGCTTGGGGTAAAACTGGAGTCTGGCTTTGTGATTGGCTACAGCTATGACTATCAGCTATCCCCGATCGGCAGCCAGACCAAAGGTGCCCATGAGGTTTCCTTCCGGTACCTTTTCCTTTGGGGAAATCCTAAAGACAGAAACCGAAAATCCCGCATCAATGATTGCTTCTACTACATGATGTAA
- a CDS encoding Cof-type HAD-IIB family hydrolase translates to MQFKALCTDIDGTLLDKNREISARTLDAIAQLPADFPVILASSRMPSAMRHLQATMKRLHNPMICYNGGYVIHFNGHEEEYELLDTVKIPLDICHHIQEISDGTDIHISVYHEDEWYAPQDDFWTQREITSTKVKPVIRAWQEVLPDWQSRQAGAHKVMCMGPADEIDALFSTLEAGKNEDLHLYRSKDTYIEIAPKAISKASALEQLLAKKYGISLSEVIAFGDNYNDIEMLKAAGHGVAVGNAREEVKAVADEITASNKEDGVAMMIEKHLL, encoded by the coding sequence ATGCAATTTAAAGCCCTCTGTACCGACATTGACGGTACGCTATTGGATAAGAACAGGGAAATTTCGGCCAGAACCCTTGATGCCATCGCACAGCTTCCTGCGGATTTTCCCGTAATTCTGGCCTCTTCCAGAATGCCAAGTGCCATGCGGCACCTTCAGGCAACCATGAAGCGCCTCCACAATCCAATGATCTGCTATAACGGCGGATATGTCATTCACTTTAATGGCCACGAGGAGGAATATGAGCTGTTGGACACGGTAAAGATCCCCTTGGACATCTGTCATCACATCCAAGAAATTTCTGATGGTACCGACATCCATATCAGTGTTTACCATGAGGATGAGTGGTATGCACCCCAAGATGACTTTTGGACACAGCGGGAGATCACCAGCACCAAGGTAAAACCAGTGATTAGAGCTTGGCAAGAAGTCCTTCCCGACTGGCAATCTCGCCAAGCAGGAGCGCACAAGGTCATGTGCATGGGACCCGCTGATGAAATTGACGCCCTCTTCAGCACATTGGAAGCAGGCAAAAACGAGGACCTCCACCTCTATCGCTCCAAGGACACTTATATCGAAATCGCCCCGAAAGCCATTTCCAAAGCCAGCGCACTGGAACAGTTACTTGCAAAAAAATACGGCATCTCACTTTCGGAAGTCATTGCCTTTGGAGACAACTATAACGACATCGAAATGCTCAAGGCGGCAGGCCATGGAGTGGCTGTGGGCAATGCCCGCGAAGAGGTCAAAGCTGTCGCCGATGAAATCACCGCCAGCAACAAGGAAGATGGCGTCGCCATGATGATCGAAAAACACCTGCTGTAA
- a CDS encoding DUF2461 domain-containing protein, whose amino-acid sequence MNKDTLSFLSALAENNSKEWMDANREWYQGTRKGFLETVEALLEELKKVEPGLAGLRPKDCVFRQNRDIRFSANKAPYKNNMGGYFSPGGKKSVGPGYYLHIQPGESFLAGGIWMPAAEELKKIRQEIDYAGEELKNIIGQPAFKSSFGEIHGERLKTSPRDYSTDHPHIDLLRLKSFVVTHSLTDEEVLSDGLVETCLGYYSKMEDFHAFLARAVDDAESGEGII is encoded by the coding sequence ATGAACAAGGATACCTTGAGTTTTCTGTCGGCCTTAGCCGAAAATAACAGCAAAGAATGGATGGATGCCAATCGGGAATGGTATCAGGGTACCCGGAAAGGTTTTCTGGAAACGGTAGAAGCCTTATTGGAAGAGCTGAAAAAGGTGGAGCCAGGATTGGCAGGCCTTCGGCCAAAAGACTGTGTGTTCCGACAAAACCGTGATATCCGCTTCAGTGCCAACAAGGCTCCTTATAAAAACAATATGGGCGGCTATTTTTCTCCAGGTGGGAAAAAATCCGTTGGTCCAGGGTATTATCTGCATATACAGCCTGGCGAATCCTTTTTGGCTGGTGGTATCTGGATGCCTGCGGCGGAGGAACTGAAAAAAATAAGACAGGAGATTGACTATGCGGGAGAAGAGTTAAAAAACATCATTGGGCAGCCTGCATTCAAGTCTTCGTTTGGGGAGATCCATGGAGAACGGCTGAAAACCTCTCCACGGGATTATAGTACAGATCATCCACATATCGACCTGCTACGACTGAAGAGTTTTGTGGTAACCCATTCATTGACTGACGAGGAGGTGCTTTCCGATGGTTTGGTGGAGACTTGTCTTGGTTATTATTCCAAAATGGAGGATTTTCATGCATTCCTAGCCCGTGCAGTCGATGATGCCGAGAGTGGGGAAGGGATTATTTGA
- a CDS encoding NarK family nitrate/nitrite MFS transporter, producing MKQAAKKATSIRLLDFKTPQMRAFHLSWFAFFLCFFGWFGVAPLMTIVRDELDLTKSQIGNIIIASVSITVIARLMIGWLVDRIGPRITYTYLLILGSIPVMLIGLSNSYESFLLFRLAIGVIGSSFVITQYHTSVMFAPNCVGTANATSAGWGNMGGGVTQMVMPLIFGLFISLGYLDAQAWRYAMVVPGIAMIFTGIAYYKWTTDFPEGNISDLSKADLDYKKKKKADGQGAFKAAISDHRVWALFLIYGACFGIELTINNVAAIYYHDFFKLDLKTAGLIAGLFGVMNLFARSVGGMFGDKAGIKWGLKGRVAFLGAVLLVEGLALTLFAQMTVLPLAIGTMILFSLFVQMAEGATFSVVPFVNKKAIGTISGIVGAGGNAGAVFAGFLFKMEGISYGEALTILGISVTAISAVSLLVRFSSEDEKAAKTEMDASLSEKNLQPEYVKS from the coding sequence ATGAAACAAGCAGCAAAAAAAGCCACTTCCATTAGATTGCTGGATTTTAAAACTCCGCAAATGAGGGCCTTTCACCTTTCTTGGTTTGCCTTCTTTTTATGCTTTTTCGGTTGGTTCGGTGTAGCCCCACTGATGACCATAGTACGTGATGAGCTGGACCTGACCAAGTCACAGATCGGTAACATCATCATCGCTTCGGTATCGATCACTGTCATCGCCAGGCTTATGATCGGCTGGCTAGTTGACCGCATTGGGCCAAGAATCACCTACACCTACCTTTTGATCTTAGGCTCTATTCCAGTGATGCTTATCGGACTCAGTAACAGTTATGAATCCTTTTTACTTTTCAGATTGGCCATTGGGGTGATAGGATCATCCTTTGTCATCACCCAGTACCACACATCCGTGATGTTTGCACCCAATTGCGTGGGCACTGCCAATGCTACATCCGCAGGTTGGGGAAATATGGGCGGTGGTGTGACCCAGATGGTCATGCCATTGATCTTTGGTCTTTTTATATCGCTCGGATACCTGGACGCCCAAGCTTGGAGATACGCGATGGTGGTACCAGGGATTGCAATGATCTTCACAGGTATTGCTTATTACAAATGGACTACTGACTTCCCAGAAGGGAATATCAGTGATTTGAGCAAAGCAGACCTCGATTATAAGAAAAAGAAAAAAGCAGACGGACAAGGTGCATTCAAAGCAGCCATTTCTGATCACCGTGTTTGGGCCTTGTTCCTGATCTATGGTGCCTGCTTCGGCATTGAGCTGACCATTAACAACGTGGCGGCCATATATTACCACGATTTCTTCAAACTGGACCTCAAAACGGCAGGTTTGATAGCTGGTCTTTTTGGTGTAATGAACTTATTTGCCCGCTCTGTGGGCGGTATGTTCGGCGACAAAGCCGGCATCAAGTGGGGACTTAAAGGCCGTGTAGCATTCCTTGGAGCCGTACTTTTGGTGGAAGGACTTGCACTGACGCTCTTTGCGCAGATGACGGTATTGCCCCTTGCTATAGGCACCATGATTCTTTTCAGCCTATTTGTCCAGATGGCAGAAGGCGCCACCTTCTCGGTTGTGCCATTTGTCAATAAAAAAGCCATCGGAACCATTTCTGGTATCGTAGGTGCTGGCGGAAATGCCGGGGCTGTTTTTGCCGGATTCCTGTTTAAGATGGAGGGCATTTCGTATGGAGAAGCCCTGACCATCCTGGGGATCTCCGTAACGGCCATCAGTGCAGTATCCTTATTGGTAAGATTTTCTTCTGAAGATGAAAAAGCAGCTAAAACCGAGATGGACGCTTCTTTATCTGAAAAAAATCTTCAGCCCGAATATGTAAAAAGCTAA